A genome region from Streptomyces xanthophaeus includes the following:
- the cydD gene encoding thiol reductant ABC exporter subunit CydD: MKPIDPRLLRYARSTRLFLGAVVALGLAGAGLVVGQAMLIAEIVVGAFERGLDGQALRTPLLLLAAVALGRGLIAWLTELAAHRAGAAVKSELRGRLLDRAAELGPAWLAGQRTGSLVSLATRGVDALDDYFSRYLPQLGLAVVVPVAVLARIVTEDWVSAAIIVVTLPLIPVFMILIGMATQSRMDRQWRLLSRLSGHFLDVVAGLPTLKVFGRAKAQAESIRKITDDYRRATMRTLRIAFLSSFALELLATLSVALVAVTIGMRLVHGELDLYTGLVILILAPEAYLPLRQVGAQYHAAAEGLAAAEEIFEVLETPTTGTTGKAELPGGAPLRIEIEGIAVRYEGRGEDSPRPVSLTVGPGECVALTGPSGAGKSTLLQVLLGFVTPTAGRVRVAGVDLAELSSVQWRQQIAWVPQRPHLFAGTIAENVRLARAGASDADVSQALKDAGAWEFVTALPRGVKTLLGEGGVGLSAGQRQRLALARAFLADRPVLLLDEPTAALDGETEAGIVDAVRRLSAGRTVLLVVHRPALLAVADRVVAMAAGDGPGGVLADGTFPRRAAPPVGAGLLSSGTAGDRGEHVPDSGEWILGAAGERAGTGGGSGPAGSGVAGSGVAASGVAGDPLRRVRAVARAWQGRFRLGLLLGALAVGCSVGLMAVSGWLISRASQQPPVLYLMVAVTATRAFGMGRAVFRYAERLVSHDAVLRMLADLRVSVYRRLERIAPAGLRTHRRGDLLARLVADADALQDYWLRWLLPVGTAVLVGTGSVAFTAWLLPEAGAVLAVGLLAAGVAVPLVSGACARRAERRLAPARGQLATRVADLLTGTAELTVAGALEDRKGRTRESDGLLTAIAARGSAAAGLGGGLSALVCGLTVVAAAAVAADAVHDGRLSGVAMAVAVLTPLAAFEAVNGLPLAVQYRQRVRRSAERVYEVIDAPVPVAEPEQPAAAPASPFPLRLTGLTARHPGQERAALRDVDLTLEAGRRIAVVGPSGSGKTTLAQVLLRFLDPAEGAYSLGGSDARTLDGDDVRALVGLCAQDAHIFDSSVRENLRLARTGASEEQLRQALAAARLLEWADGLPDGLDTLVGEHGERISGGQRQRLALARALLADFPVLVLDEPAEHLDLATADALTADLLAVTEGRTTVLITHRLAGLEAVDEVLVLDRGEVVQRGPYTELAAVEGPLRRLLERERAAGGTLANFPRQ, translated from the coding sequence GTGAAACCGATCGACCCGCGCCTGCTCCGGTACGCCCGATCCACCCGCCTCTTCCTGGGGGCGGTGGTGGCTCTGGGCCTTGCCGGGGCGGGGCTGGTCGTCGGTCAGGCGATGCTGATCGCCGAGATCGTGGTCGGAGCGTTCGAGCGGGGGCTCGACGGGCAGGCGCTCCGGACGCCACTGCTGCTGCTCGCGGCCGTGGCGCTCGGACGCGGGCTGATCGCCTGGCTCACCGAGCTGGCCGCGCACCGTGCGGGTGCGGCGGTCAAGTCGGAGCTGCGGGGCAGGCTGCTGGACCGGGCTGCGGAGCTCGGGCCCGCCTGGCTGGCCGGGCAGCGGACCGGATCGCTGGTCTCACTGGCCACCCGGGGCGTGGACGCGCTCGACGACTACTTCTCCCGCTACCTGCCCCAGCTGGGGCTCGCGGTGGTCGTGCCGGTGGCCGTGCTGGCCCGCATCGTCACCGAGGACTGGGTGTCGGCGGCCATCATCGTGGTGACACTGCCCCTGATCCCCGTGTTCATGATCCTCATCGGCATGGCGACCCAGTCCCGGATGGACCGCCAGTGGCGGCTGCTGTCCCGGCTCTCCGGTCACTTCCTCGACGTGGTGGCCGGGCTTCCCACCCTGAAGGTCTTCGGCCGGGCCAAGGCGCAGGCCGAGTCGATCCGCAAGATCACCGATGACTACCGGCGCGCGACGATGCGGACCCTGCGCATCGCCTTCCTCTCCTCCTTCGCACTGGAACTGCTGGCGACCCTGTCGGTGGCCCTGGTGGCCGTGACCATCGGCATGCGGCTGGTCCACGGCGAACTGGACCTCTACACCGGGCTGGTCATCCTGATCCTGGCGCCCGAGGCGTACCTGCCGCTGCGGCAGGTGGGGGCCCAGTACCACGCGGCCGCCGAAGGACTGGCGGCCGCCGAGGAGATCTTCGAGGTTCTGGAGACGCCCACCACCGGTACGACCGGGAAGGCCGAGCTGCCTGGCGGCGCTCCCCTGCGGATCGAGATCGAGGGGATCGCCGTCCGCTACGAGGGCCGCGGCGAGGACTCGCCCCGGCCGGTCTCGCTCACGGTCGGGCCGGGGGAGTGCGTGGCTCTCACCGGTCCGAGCGGAGCGGGCAAGTCCACGCTGCTCCAGGTGCTGCTGGGATTCGTGACGCCGACCGCCGGGCGGGTCCGGGTCGCGGGCGTGGACCTGGCCGAGCTGTCGTCGGTGCAGTGGCGGCAGCAGATCGCCTGGGTGCCGCAGCGGCCGCACCTGTTCGCAGGAACGATCGCCGAGAACGTGCGGCTGGCCCGCGCGGGGGCCTCCGACGCCGATGTGTCCCAGGCGCTGAAGGACGCCGGGGCCTGGGAGTTCGTGACCGCGCTGCCGCGCGGGGTGAAGACCCTGCTGGGCGAGGGCGGTGTGGGACTGTCCGCCGGCCAGCGGCAGCGTCTGGCCCTGGCGCGCGCGTTCCTGGCGGACCGGCCCGTGCTGCTGCTGGACGAGCCGACGGCGGCGCTGGACGGCGAGACCGAGGCCGGGATCGTGGATGCGGTCCGGCGGCTCTCCGCGGGTCGGACCGTGCTGCTGGTCGTGCACCGGCCGGCACTGCTCGCCGTCGCCGACCGGGTGGTGGCCATGGCGGCGGGCGACGGCCCCGGAGGGGTTCTCGCCGATGGGACGTTCCCCCGCCGCGCCGCTCCCCCGGTCGGCGCCGGGCTGCTGTCCTCCGGTACGGCCGGTGACCGCGGCGAACACGTGCCGGATTCCGGGGAGTGGATCCTCGGTGCGGCGGGCGAGCGGGCGGGGACCGGCGGCGGCTCGGGTCCGGCCGGCTCGGGCGTGGCCGGTTCGGGTGTGGCCGCTTCGGGCGTGGCCGGGGATCCGCTGCGCCGGGTGCGTGCGGTCGCCAGGGCGTGGCAGGGACGGTTCAGGCTCGGGCTGTTGCTCGGGGCGCTGGCCGTCGGATGCAGCGTAGGCCTGATGGCGGTGTCGGGCTGGCTGATCTCGCGGGCCTCGCAGCAGCCGCCCGTGCTCTACCTGATGGTGGCCGTCACGGCCACCCGGGCCTTCGGAATGGGCCGCGCCGTCTTCCGGTACGCCGAGCGGCTCGTCTCGCACGACGCCGTGCTGCGGATGCTCGCCGACCTGCGGGTCTCCGTCTACCGCCGACTGGAGCGCATCGCGCCCGCCGGGCTGCGCACACACCGGCGTGGGGACCTGCTGGCCCGGTTGGTGGCCGACGCCGACGCACTGCAGGACTACTGGCTGCGCTGGCTGCTGCCCGTCGGCACGGCCGTGCTCGTCGGAACGGGCTCGGTCGCCTTCACCGCATGGCTGCTGCCCGAGGCCGGAGCCGTACTCGCCGTCGGACTGCTCGCCGCCGGTGTTGCGGTACCGCTGGTCAGCGGGGCCTGCGCCCGCCGTGCGGAGCGCAGGCTCGCGCCCGCCCGGGGCCAACTCGCCACCAGGGTGGCCGATCTGCTCACCGGGACCGCGGAGCTGACCGTGGCCGGTGCGCTGGAGGACCGCAAGGGCCGGACGCGCGAGAGCGACGGCCTGCTGACGGCCATCGCCGCACGGGGCTCGGCCGCGGCCGGGCTGGGCGGCGGCCTGTCGGCCCTGGTCTGCGGACTCACCGTCGTGGCCGCCGCAGCCGTTGCGGCCGACGCCGTCCACGACGGACGGCTGTCCGGGGTGGCCATGGCCGTCGCGGTCCTGACGCCGCTGGCCGCCTTCGAGGCCGTGAACGGACTTCCGCTCGCCGTCCAGTACCGCCAGCGGGTGCGTCGTAGCGCCGAGCGGGTCTACGAGGTCATCGACGCGCCGGTCCCGGTCGCCGAGCCGGAGCAGCCAGCAGCGGCCCCCGCTTCGCCGTTCCCGCTGCGGCTGACGGGGCTCACCGCCCGCCACCCCGGCCAGGAGCGTGCCGCGCTGCGGGATGTGGACCTGACCCTGGAGGCCGGCCGCCGCATCGCGGTCGTCGGTCCCTCGGGATCCGGCAAGACCACCCTGGCCCAGGTCCTCCTCCGGTTCCTGGACCCGGCCGAAGGCGCGTACAGCCTGGGCGGGAGCGACGCGCGCACGCTCGACGGCGACGACGTACGGGCCCTCGTGGGCCTGTGTGCCCAGGACGCGCACATCTTCGACAGCTCGGTCCGGGAGAACCTGCGTCTGGCCCGGACCGGGGCGAGCGAGGAGCAGCTGCGGCAGGCACTGGCCGCGGCCCGGCTGCTGGAGTGGGCCGACGGCCTTCCGGACGGCCTGGACACGCTGGTCGGCGAGCACGGCGAGCGGATCTCCGGCGGCCAGCGCCAGCGGCTGGCCCTGGCCCGGGCGCTGCTCGCGGACTTCCCCGTACTGGTCCTGGACGAGCCGGCCGAGCATCTGGACCTGGCCACGGCGGACGCCCTGACGGCGGATCTGCTGGCCGTGACCGAGGGCCGGACCACCGTGCTGATCACGCACCGGCTGGCCGGTCTGGAGGCGGTCGACGAGGTGCTCGTGCTGGACCGCGGCGAGGTTGTGCAGCGCGGCCCGTACACGGAGCTGGCCGCCGTCGAAGGACCGCTGCGGCGGCTGCTGGAGCGCGAAAGGGCAGCGGGCGGGACTTTGGCCAACTTTCCTCGCCAATAG
- a CDS encoding LLM class flavin-dependent oxidoreductase, with protein MSLRLSTVILPVRRWHEGGRDQWLRAEQLGFHTAYTYDHLSWRTFRDGPWFGAVPTLTAAATATERLRLGTLVTSPNFRHPVTLAKDLMSLDDISGGRITLGIGAGGNGFDATALGQEAWSPRERADRLAEFVPLLDRLLTEGSVSHEGTFYSAEEARNIPGCVQRPRLPFAVAANGPRGMRLAARHGQAWVTTGDPKLFEEGTPEQSREALRGQLERLGAAFLEIGRDLEPVEKILLTGFTPEANTVLQSVDAFVDFAGRHRDLGFTELVIHAPIPDSEFAAEEAVFEKIATEALAQLDS; from the coding sequence ATGAGTCTGCGTCTGAGCACGGTGATCCTTCCGGTACGTCGATGGCACGAGGGAGGACGCGATCAGTGGCTCCGGGCCGAGCAGCTCGGGTTCCACACCGCCTACACCTACGACCACCTGTCCTGGCGGACGTTCCGCGACGGCCCGTGGTTCGGCGCGGTGCCCACACTGACCGCGGCGGCCACCGCCACCGAGCGGCTGCGCCTGGGCACCCTTGTCACCTCGCCGAACTTCCGTCACCCGGTGACCCTCGCCAAGGACCTCATGAGCCTGGACGACATCTCCGGCGGGCGCATCACCCTCGGCATCGGTGCGGGCGGCAACGGCTTCGACGCAACCGCGCTGGGCCAGGAGGCCTGGTCACCGCGTGAGCGCGCCGACCGCCTCGCCGAGTTCGTGCCGCTGCTGGACCGGTTGCTGACCGAGGGCTCGGTGAGCCACGAGGGGACCTTCTACTCCGCCGAGGAGGCCCGCAACATCCCCGGCTGCGTGCAGCGGCCCCGGCTGCCGTTCGCGGTCGCCGCGAACGGCCCGCGCGGCATGCGGCTCGCCGCCCGGCACGGCCAGGCGTGGGTGACCACGGGCGACCCGAAGCTCTTCGAGGAGGGCACGCCCGAGCAGTCGCGGGAGGCCCTGCGCGGGCAGCTCGAACGGCTCGGCGCGGCCTTCCTGGAGATCGGGCGGGACCTGGAGCCCGTGGAGAAGATCCTCCTGACCGGCTTCACGCCAGAAGCCAACACCGTGCTCCAGTCGGTGGACGCGTTCGTCGACTTCGCCGGCCGGCACCGCGATCTGGGGTTCACCGAGCTGGTGATCCACGCCCCGATCCCGGACTCCGAGTTCGCCGCCGAGGAGGCCGTGTTCGAGAAGATCGCCACCGAGGCCCTGGCCCAGCTCGACAGCTGA
- a CDS encoding sensor histidine kinase produces MSAQQSQESPDPSPGPLPSPLPGAPGTAGASDALVAATQATRSLHGLSTELTARVPQLLEAMRSVGTGLELHSTLDRICETAAELADARYAAIGVVDTEGRGLSDFVTHGIGAAQARKIGHRPDGKRGLLGALISHSDTVRLADLTQDPRSAGFPPHHPPMKTFLGVPIRVQGEIFGNLYLAEKKGGGEFSDYDLHMVRVLATEAGIAIGNARLYEAATQRERWIDGSVAVTTALLSGGDADDALAVVAEQARRLADSAAGIVMLPAEEGGMEIVAVSSENPATSLGVVIPAESAVVDSLLAGEPVFVDDAAADPRMTSKLTSRYGPCMLLPLQSGGRVLGALVTPRARGGRPFTEAERTLATQFASQAALALMMAEAQRDRERLAVFEDRDRIARDLHDLVIQRLFATGLMLEGAQRRTVVPEVRDGVGKAVDELDVTIQEIRTAIFALQQGPAEAPSGLRTRVLREINMAAVPLGFKPAHRFLGPVDTVVGELVGKNLIAALREALSNAFRHAEATRIDVVIDSTITLADGRPGVRLEVADDGVGIPEGGRRSGLRNLRRRAESLGGASSYGPGIGEDGGGTTLVWEAPLHTP; encoded by the coding sequence ATGTCAGCGCAGCAGTCGCAGGAATCGCCGGATCCCTCACCGGGCCCCTTGCCGAGTCCGTTGCCGGGAGCGCCGGGAACTGCGGGAGCTTCGGACGCGCTGGTGGCCGCCACCCAGGCCACCAGGAGTCTGCACGGCCTGTCCACCGAGCTCACGGCCCGCGTACCGCAACTGCTGGAGGCCATGAGGTCGGTCGGGACCGGGCTCGAGCTGCACTCCACGCTGGACCGCATCTGCGAGACCGCGGCCGAGCTCGCGGACGCCCGCTACGCGGCGATCGGCGTCGTCGACACGGAGGGCCGCGGGCTCTCGGACTTCGTCACCCACGGGATCGGCGCCGCGCAGGCGCGGAAGATCGGACACCGCCCCGACGGGAAACGGGGCCTGCTCGGAGCGCTGATCTCGCACTCCGACACGGTGCGGCTCGCCGATCTGACGCAGGATCCGCGCTCGGCGGGGTTCCCGCCGCACCACCCGCCCATGAAGACCTTCCTCGGAGTACCCATCCGGGTGCAGGGGGAGATCTTCGGCAATCTCTACCTCGCCGAGAAGAAGGGCGGAGGCGAGTTCAGCGACTACGACCTCCACATGGTCCGGGTCCTGGCCACCGAGGCGGGCATCGCCATCGGCAACGCCCGGCTCTACGAGGCCGCCACCCAGCGCGAGCGCTGGATCGACGGTTCGGTGGCCGTCACCACCGCGCTCCTGTCCGGCGGGGACGCGGACGACGCGCTCGCGGTGGTCGCCGAACAGGCGCGCCGGCTGGCCGACTCCGCCGCCGGGATCGTCATGCTGCCGGCCGAGGAGGGCGGGATGGAGATCGTCGCGGTCTCCTCCGAGAACCCGGCCACCTCGCTCGGCGTGGTGATCCCGGCCGAGAGCGCGGTGGTGGACAGCCTGCTGGCGGGTGAGCCGGTCTTCGTGGACGACGCCGCGGCCGACCCCCGCATGACCAGCAAGCTCACCAGCCGGTACGGCCCGTGCATGCTGCTTCCGCTGCAGAGCGGCGGGCGGGTGCTCGGTGCGCTGGTCACTCCCCGGGCCCGCGGCGGGCGTCCCTTCACCGAGGCCGAGCGGACCCTGGCCACCCAGTTCGCCTCACAGGCGGCGCTCGCCCTGATGATGGCCGAGGCACAGCGCGACCGCGAGCGGCTGGCGGTGTTCGAGGACCGTGACCGGATCGCCCGCGACCTGCACGACCTGGTCATCCAGCGGCTCTTCGCCACCGGGCTGATGCTGGAGGGCGCCCAGCGACGGACCGTCGTTCCCGAGGTGCGCGACGGCGTGGGCAAGGCCGTGGACGAACTGGACGTGACGATCCAGGAGATCCGCACCGCGATCTTCGCCCTCCAACAGGGTCCGGCGGAGGCTCCCTCCGGGTTGCGTACCCGGGTGCTGCGGGAGATCAACATGGCCGCGGTGCCCCTGGGCTTCAAGCCCGCGCACCGTTTCCTCGGCCCGGTCGACACGGTCGTCGGTGAGCTGGTGGGCAAGAACCTGATCGCCGCACTGCGCGAGGCCCTGTCGAACGCCTTCCGTCATGCCGAGGCGACCCGGATCGACGTGGTCATCGACTCCACGATCACACTCGCCGACGGCCGGCCCGGGGTCCGGCTGGAGGTCGCCGACGACGGGGTGGGAATCCCGGAGGGCGGCCGCCGCAGCGGGCTGCGGAACCTGCGCCGGCGGGCCGAGTCGCTGGGCGGCGCGAGCTCGTACGGTCCGGGCATCGGCGAGGACGGCGGCGGGACCACCCTGGTCTGGGAGGCCCCGCTCCACACTCCCTAG
- a CDS encoding tetratricopeptide repeat protein → MTALTREEIVRGLAENRESPNGAVRNAHAEALAGAAETSGDRALFREALDNLINAYLYSSESSRMLVPFARLLQEYDKDPGAFSHWDAHALFWQFKWVATAISDSPGIPLESATGWLDEMERRYRIAGYSERPVREAELWLADAIGEDERAERAFRRWLAAERDDMSDCRACELNGQGQYAVLHGDDAEALELWKPVLDGDLTCAEEPHRLLATSLLPLLRLGRADEARSHHLRGYRMARGNESLLPSVGKHIEFCALTGNESRGLEILAEHAAHVAPLANLDDRLAFHGGILVLLRRLRELGHGRTPAVPYEGSPRSVDELYEVLYAGCLDIARQFDARNGTTRISDRFLAQVGREPLLAELPLGIRSTALPQTASAPVPLPAPAGPALTAAAFTELVERARRARDLGHPGTDALWAEVAVRLDALPEADPLVRADLADQQALAAGRSGAKEAPELLNAVRDDYRALGVAERAVLAELRLAGVAAQSGAAPAEVRALLRVALRSAEALDAAEPLRARRIALADLSAIRMESYLRSVETPDGDGHHDHHAELAAELADFVAAHEGTQADLVSEAEEMLGRVALTRGDPERAVALLAASAARAALAGRPWQAVDPLVLRAGVLMTLERPEEAEAAARSALEHSAEVTDAETQGVVRLTLADILLQQDDAAAESAEHALAAAHWFDQAGLTADGGAQARLLLARAYARDGRSAEAAEVLQSALADLLEHGDQQAVSVREFLGDLLRRLNEPRPAAEQYLLAAEVAKGWEDPRPQAGLAHSAADTLSDAGLAVEAAAAYERALELHRLTGGLPVAEVRILRSLAWLGLREEVTSTAVSGARKRMEEAAEVLEAALAADPAAPELRSELAQTWHQLAQVLDRHVNTNEQSYEAADEDAGEHDLAGPGAEPAEQLSPEEVDGLRLEEIELWDRAARIYAGLGPDHLRDRFQCLNNAAWTEQERGDAAAGAARVSALIDEARALPEDDVPDWLLPSAERLLAQLTDTE, encoded by the coding sequence GTGACGGCGCTGACGCGCGAGGAGATCGTGCGAGGTCTGGCGGAGAACCGCGAATCGCCGAACGGCGCCGTGCGCAACGCGCACGCCGAGGCCCTGGCCGGCGCGGCGGAGACGAGCGGTGACCGGGCCCTGTTCCGCGAGGCCCTGGACAACCTGATCAACGCCTACCTCTACAGCTCCGAGTCGTCCAGGATGCTGGTCCCCTTCGCCCGGCTGCTCCAGGAGTACGACAAGGACCCGGGCGCCTTCTCCCACTGGGACGCGCATGCGCTGTTCTGGCAGTTCAAGTGGGTGGCCACCGCGATCTCCGACTCTCCCGGGATCCCGCTGGAGTCGGCCACCGGCTGGCTGGACGAGATGGAACGCCGCTACCGGATCGCCGGCTACAGCGAGCGGCCCGTTCGCGAGGCCGAGCTGTGGCTCGCCGACGCCATCGGCGAGGACGAGCGCGCCGAGCGGGCCTTCCGGCGCTGGCTGGCCGCCGAGCGCGACGACATGAGCGACTGCCGGGCCTGCGAACTCAACGGTCAGGGCCAGTACGCCGTCCTGCACGGCGACGACGCCGAGGCGCTGGAGCTGTGGAAGCCGGTCCTCGACGGTGATCTGACCTGCGCCGAGGAACCCCACCGGCTGCTCGCCACCTCGCTGCTGCCGCTGCTGCGGCTCGGCCGGGCCGACGAAGCGCGCTCCCACCACCTGCGCGGCTACCGCATGGCCCGCGGCAACGAGAGCCTGCTGCCCTCGGTCGGCAAGCACATCGAGTTCTGCGCGCTCACCGGCAACGAATCGCGCGGCCTGGAGATCCTGGCCGAACACGCCGCCCATGTGGCTCCGCTCGCCAACCTCGACGACCGGCTGGCCTTCCACGGCGGCATCCTCGTGCTGCTGCGCCGCCTGCGGGAGCTGGGGCACGGGCGGACCCCCGCCGTGCCCTACGAAGGAAGCCCGCGGTCCGTCGACGAGCTGTACGAGGTGCTGTACGCGGGCTGCCTGGACATCGCCCGGCAGTTCGACGCGCGCAACGGCACGACCCGGATCTCGGACCGGTTCCTCGCACAGGTGGGTCGGGAGCCGCTGCTGGCCGAGCTGCCGCTGGGAATCCGCAGTACGGCGCTGCCGCAGACCGCCTCAGCCCCTGTTCCCCTCCCCGCCCCCGCTGGACCGGCCCTGACGGCCGCCGCCTTCACCGAGCTGGTGGAGCGGGCCCGCCGTGCCCGGGACCTGGGCCATCCGGGCACGGACGCACTGTGGGCGGAGGTGGCGGTACGGCTGGACGCGCTGCCGGAGGCCGATCCGCTGGTCCGCGCCGACCTCGCGGACCAGCAGGCCCTGGCCGCCGGGCGGAGTGGGGCCAAGGAAGCGCCCGAGCTGCTGAACGCGGTCCGGGACGACTACCGGGCGCTCGGCGTCGCCGAGCGCGCGGTACTCGCGGAGCTGCGGCTGGCCGGTGTGGCAGCGCAGTCCGGAGCCGCGCCGGCGGAGGTCCGGGCATTGCTGCGCGTCGCCCTGCGGTCCGCCGAGGCACTGGACGCCGCCGAGCCGCTGCGGGCCCGGCGCATCGCGCTCGCGGACCTGTCGGCGATCCGGATGGAGTCGTACCTGCGCTCGGTGGAGACCCCCGACGGTGACGGCCACCACGACCACCACGCGGAGCTGGCCGCCGAACTGGCCGACTTCGTCGCCGCCCATGAGGGCACCCAGGCGGACCTGGTGTCGGAGGCCGAGGAGATGCTGGGCCGCGTGGCCCTGACGCGGGGCGACCCGGAACGGGCCGTGGCGCTGCTCGCGGCGTCCGCCGCGCGGGCTGCCCTGGCGGGCCGTCCGTGGCAGGCCGTGGACCCGCTCGTGCTGCGGGCCGGGGTGCTGATGACGCTGGAGCGGCCCGAGGAGGCGGAGGCCGCTGCGCGCTCCGCACTGGAACACTCCGCCGAGGTGACCGACGCCGAGACGCAGGGCGTCGTACGGCTGACCCTCGCGGACATCCTGCTGCAGCAGGATGACGCGGCCGCGGAGAGCGCGGAGCACGCGCTGGCCGCAGCCCACTGGTTCGACCAGGCCGGGCTCACGGCCGACGGCGGTGCGCAGGCCCGGCTGCTGCTGGCCCGGGCCTACGCGCGGGACGGCCGGAGCGCCGAGGCGGCGGAGGTCCTGCAGTCCGCGCTGGCAGACCTGTTGGAGCACGGGGACCAGCAGGCGGTGTCCGTACGGGAGTTCCTCGGTGATCTGCTGCGCCGGCTGAACGAGCCCCGGCCGGCGGCGGAGCAGTACCTGCTGGCTGCGGAGGTCGCCAAGGGCTGGGAGGATCCGCGGCCGCAGGCGGGCCTCGCGCATTCGGCCGCGGACACCCTGAGCGACGCGGGACTGGCCGTAGAGGCGGCCGCCGCGTACGAGCGGGCCCTGGAGCTGCACCGGCTGACCGGCGGGCTCCCGGTCGCCGAGGTGCGGATCCTGCGCTCCCTGGCCTGGCTGGGGCTGCGTGAGGAAGTCACCTCCACGGCGGTGTCGGGGGCCCGGAAGCGGATGGAGGAGGCGGCCGAGGTGCTGGAGGCGGCCCTGGCGGCGGATCCCGCGGCTCCTGAGCTGCGGTCCGAACTCGCCCAGACCTGGCACCAGCTGGCGCAGGTGCTCGACCGGCACGTCAACACAAACGAGCAGTCCTACGAGGCCGCCGACGAGGACGCCGGGGAGCACGACCTCGCCGGTCCCGGGGCGGAGCCGGCGGAGCAGCTGAGCCCTGAGGAGGTCGACGGGCTGCGCCTGGAGGAGATCGAGCTGTGGGACCGGGCCGCCCGGATCTACGCCGGGCTCGGCCCCGACCATCTGCGGGACCGGTTCCAGTGCCTGAACAACGCCGCCTGGACCGAGCAGGAGCGGGGCGACGCGGCCGCGGGCGCCGCGCGCGTCAGCGCACTGATCGACGAGGCCCGGGCGCTGCCCGAGGACGACGTGCCGGACTGGCTCCTGCCGTCTGCGGAGCGCCTGCTCGCGCAGCTGACCGACACGGAGTAG
- a CDS encoding Cof-type HAD-IIB family hydrolase, with the protein MGEDGAVTSAPQCPDGPTPTPRLIATDLDGTLLRDDKSVSPRTVAALAAAEEAGIEVFFVTGRPARWMDVVSDHVHGHGLAICANGAAVVDLHAGREFVQVRALPRVAAHAVVDALRAAAPGTSFAVELTTGINYEPTYPPFFKDPGARVATAEKLLHEDTDESSAPVLKLLAHHGELAPDEFLALARSAAGGYASITRSSPTALLEISGPGVSKASTLALCCAERGISPAEVVAFGDMPNDVEMLSWAGTSYAMGNAHPDVIAAASGRTVANNEDGVALVIERILAERTAQQQA; encoded by the coding sequence ATGGGCGAAGATGGAGCCGTGACCTCGGCTCCCCAGTGCCCGGACGGGCCAACCCCCACGCCCCGGCTGATCGCCACCGACCTCGACGGCACCCTGCTGCGCGACGACAAGTCCGTCTCGCCGCGCACGGTCGCCGCGCTCGCCGCCGCCGAGGAGGCCGGGATCGAGGTCTTCTTCGTCACCGGCCGTCCGGCCCGCTGGATGGATGTGGTCAGCGACCATGTGCACGGCCACGGCCTGGCGATCTGCGCCAATGGCGCGGCGGTGGTCGACCTGCATGCCGGACGGGAGTTCGTGCAGGTCCGAGCCCTTCCGCGGGTGGCTGCTCACGCTGTCGTCGATGCCCTGCGCGCCGCAGCACCCGGCACGTCCTTCGCGGTCGAGCTGACCACCGGCATCAATTACGAGCCGACGTACCCGCCCTTCTTCAAGGACCCGGGTGCCCGGGTCGCCACCGCCGAGAAGCTGCTGCACGAGGACACGGACGAGAGCTCCGCGCCCGTGCTCAAGCTGCTGGCGCACCACGGCGAGCTGGCCCCGGACGAGTTTCTTGCGCTGGCGCGGTCCGCCGCCGGCGGGTACGCGTCGATCACCCGGTCCAGTCCCACCGCGCTGCTGGAGATCAGCGGGCCGGGCGTGTCCAAGGCGAGCACCCTGGCACTGTGCTGCGCCGAGCGGGGCATTTCCCCCGCCGAGGTCGTCGCCTTCGGGGACATGCCGAACGACGTGGAGATGCTCAGCTGGGCGGGCACCTCGTACGCCATGGGCAACGCCCACCCCGATGTGATCGCGGCCGCGTCCGGCCGTACGGTCGCCAACAACGAGGACGGGGTCGCCCTCGTCATCGAGCGCATCCTGGCCGAACGGACCGCGCAGCAGCAGGCTTAA